A portion of the Sphaerochaeta pleomorpha str. Grapes genome contains these proteins:
- a CDS encoding 6-phosphogluconolactonase: MNVNINIAPDPKTLGHNAAEAIAILLREAIKDHGTARIILSTGASQFETISALVEMDIPWDKVEMFHLDEYVGLSESHKASFRKYLKERFVSKISLKAAHFVNGEGDVSKNIEALTKELRKSPIDVGVIGIGENGHIAFNDPPADFDTEQAYKVVNLDERCKLQQVGEGWFPTLSDVPSQAITMCVKQIMACRHIVTAVPHQVKAKAIFDTLTQSVNPNVPATIMKGHPCWQLFIDDASAGMLFKLY; this comes from the coding sequence ATGAACGTGAATATTAACATTGCCCCGGATCCAAAGACCTTGGGGCACAACGCGGCAGAAGCGATTGCAATTCTGTTACGTGAGGCTATCAAGGATCATGGGACTGCAAGGATAATCCTTTCGACAGGGGCTTCCCAGTTTGAGACCATTTCGGCGCTCGTGGAAATGGATATTCCCTGGGACAAGGTAGAGATGTTCCATCTTGATGAATATGTCGGTCTGAGCGAGTCTCATAAGGCAAGTTTCCGAAAATATCTCAAGGAACGTTTTGTCAGCAAGATTTCCCTCAAAGCTGCCCATTTTGTAAACGGTGAGGGAGATGTTTCGAAAAACATTGAAGCGTTGACCAAAGAACTCAGGAAATCTCCCATTGATGTCGGGGTTATAGGAATTGGGGAAAACGGACATATTGCCTTCAATGATCCTCCTGCAGATTTTGACACAGAACAAGCCTATAAGGTTGTCAATTTGGACGAGAGATGTAAGTTGCAGCAAGTTGGGGAAGGGTGGTTTCCTACTCTGTCCGATGTCCCTTCCCAGGCAATTACCATGTGTGTAAAACAGATTATGGCATGCAGGCACATTGTGACAGCAGTTCCCCACCAGGTTAAGGCCAAGGCCATCTTTGACACGTTGACACAGAGTGTGAATCCGAATGTGCCGGCTACTATCATGAAGGGACATCCTTGTTGGCAACTGTTCATCGATGATGCCTCGGCAGGAATGCTTTTCAAACTATACTAG
- the nagA gene encoding N-acetylglucosamine-6-phosphate deacetylase, translated as MKTFIHAKLISPSGIISPGFLKEDKGIIVDVGRMEELDQVIGEVVDCAGSYLSPGFIDIHNHGGGGCDYMDGNVNDILCPARVHLAHGTTSLFPTTLSSNDHDLYQTIDNFKAAQKVSDSMPNLLGLHLEGPYFNIAQKGAQDGKFLRNPSVEHYMNIIEYAEGTIKRWSLAPELPGALEMADRLSGMGILLAAGHTNATYEEMQKGFDHGITHVTHLYSGMSTITRKDGFRVLGAVESAFLIDGMTVELIADGMHLPPELLRLVLKCKNHTEICLCTDSMRGAGMKDGPSILGSLKNGQEVFIEDGIAIMPDRQSFAGSVATADRLVRVMVKDVGLDICEAVSMMSLNPARFLHYDSVKGSLEIGKDADLVVFDENIQVSAVFVGGKCQSF; from the coding sequence ATGAAAACGTTTATCCATGCCAAGCTGATTAGCCCTAGTGGTATTATCAGCCCAGGTTTTCTGAAAGAGGACAAGGGAATCATAGTTGATGTCGGTAGAATGGAAGAACTTGACCAGGTCATTGGCGAAGTAGTTGACTGTGCCGGTTCCTATCTTTCTCCCGGGTTCATCGATATACATAATCACGGCGGTGGCGGATGTGATTATATGGACGGTAATGTCAATGATATCCTCTGTCCTGCCCGTGTACACCTTGCCCATGGGACAACTTCGCTTTTTCCCACCACGCTGTCCAGCAATGACCATGATTTGTACCAGACCATAGATAATTTCAAGGCAGCCCAGAAGGTGTCTGATTCCATGCCAAATTTACTTGGCTTGCATTTGGAAGGCCCCTATTTCAATATTGCCCAGAAAGGGGCCCAAGACGGGAAGTTTCTCAGAAACCCTTCGGTAGAGCACTACATGAACATAATCGAATATGCAGAGGGGACTATCAAGCGGTGGTCTTTGGCTCCCGAATTGCCTGGTGCCCTTGAAATGGCAGATAGACTTTCAGGCATGGGGATCCTTCTTGCCGCAGGCCATACCAATGCAACCTATGAGGAGATGCAAAAGGGCTTTGACCATGGGATCACCCATGTTACCCATTTATATTCGGGGATGTCGACCATAACCAGAAAGGATGGGTTCAGGGTTCTGGGGGCTGTTGAGAGTGCCTTTCTCATTGATGGCATGACTGTCGAGCTTATCGCAGATGGGATGCATCTACCGCCTGAATTGTTACGCTTGGTACTCAAATGTAAAAATCATACTGAAATTTGCCTTTGCACTGACAGTATGCGCGGTGCAGGAATGAAAGATGGCCCGTCAATTCTGGGGTCCCTTAAAAATGGGCAGGAAGTATTTATCGAGGATGGGATTGCCATAATGCCAGATAGGCAAAGTTTTGCAGGTAGTGTTGCCACAGCCGACCGTCTGGTGCGCGTGATGGTCAAGGATGTCGGGCTCGATATCTGCGAAGCGGTGAGTATGATGAGTCTCAACCCGGCACGGTTCCTACATTATGATTCTGTTAAAGGTTCGCTGGAAATAGGAAAGGATGCCGACTTGGTCGTATTTGATGAGAATATACAGGTGTCAGCTGTTTTCGTAGGCGGGAAGTGCCAGTCATTCTGA
- a CDS encoding LacI family DNA-binding transcriptional regulator — MSSETTLQDIALALGVSRTTVHRAIHNKEGISNEVRQTILAKAEELGYTMNYVASSLKRRTMNLAVVLPSEFGSGQYYYRYFWDAIRSCKAEANDLNVHLIFDTFEETSDSQYSVLARIFNENNGNLDGLLTIPVKQDEQTRRIIERYTYNNIPVVLMDNDIPDSGRLCCVAPHNTLTGRLGAEVISYMAPMRGKVLIAGGAELNPSHSHNLTGFKSYLEENKLPLECLVIHSYADYEKTYSEAVKLLREHDDIVAFYSVTARETLPLSQAVIDCGLAGKIRGVGSDLYPETAQLLTDNVLQALIYKNGYDKGIRGFHLLFSYIIQKSTPASDAVTVPISIIMKNNLHFFKDRI, encoded by the coding sequence ATGAGTAGCGAAACCACTTTACAAGATATTGCACTTGCACTAGGAGTCTCAAGGACAACGGTACACAGGGCGATACATAACAAAGAAGGAATCAGCAACGAAGTTAGGCAGACAATCCTTGCAAAGGCCGAAGAACTTGGTTACACAATGAATTATGTAGCCTCGTCTCTCAAACGCCGGACCATGAACCTAGCAGTAGTACTTCCCTCTGAGTTCGGAAGCGGTCAATACTACTACCGCTATTTCTGGGATGCCATTCGTTCCTGCAAAGCGGAAGCCAATGATCTTAATGTACACCTGATCTTTGACACCTTTGAAGAAACATCGGATAGCCAATACAGTGTCCTTGCCCGAATTTTCAACGAAAACAATGGCAACCTTGATGGATTGCTGACTATTCCGGTCAAGCAGGATGAACAGACGAGAAGGATTATCGAACGCTATACCTATAACAACATCCCTGTAGTCCTTATGGACAACGATATTCCTGATTCAGGGAGACTATGTTGCGTTGCACCACACAACACACTCACAGGGCGCCTTGGGGCAGAGGTAATCTCGTATATGGCACCAATGCGTGGAAAAGTATTGATAGCGGGAGGAGCTGAGCTCAACCCATCGCACAGCCACAACTTGACCGGATTCAAGTCCTATCTTGAGGAAAACAAATTGCCTCTTGAATGTCTGGTTATCCACAGTTATGCAGACTATGAGAAAACCTATTCGGAAGCAGTGAAACTTCTCAGGGAACATGATGACATCGTGGCTTTCTATTCTGTAACGGCACGAGAAACCCTCCCCCTGTCACAGGCAGTTATCGACTGTGGTCTGGCAGGAAAAATTCGAGGGGTTGGAAGCGACCTGTATCCGGAAACCGCTCAATTATTAACCGACAATGTACTGCAGGCTCTTATCTATAAAAATGGATATGACAAGGGAATCAGGGGATTCCATCTATTGTTTTCTTATATTATCCAGAAAAGCACACCTGCCTCTGATGCAGTAACGGTACCAATAAGTATCATCATGAAAAACAATCTCCATTTCTTCAAAGACCGTATCTGA
- a CDS encoding TRAP transporter substrate-binding protein: MKKLVSSLLVLSLLISVLIGCNAKTKTETTTKAAEPTVKAEPVLNFKLAENQSAENPVSKGMLKFADLVKEKTNGTVSIEVYLDAQLGTENETIDQIQAGTLDFARVNSSAMVSTADAVGVFTLPYIFTSIDQKYKVLDGSIGKSVSDGLTKYNMIGLEYWEAGSRCFYTTKKPVTKVADLKGMKIRVQQSDVAIKMVELLGAAATPMSYGEVYQGLQTGVIDGAENDFVSYYTSGHYEVSKYYALDGHMAPPAMLLMSKTAWDKMSASQQVAVREAAKEAAVWQRQAMQDYQGEARAKVEAAGSKITEVDTKEFQDAVSGIYDKYPQYTETIAAIKAIK; encoded by the coding sequence ATGAAAAAGCTTGTATCTTCTCTGCTCGTTCTGTCGTTACTTATCAGTGTGCTTATCGGTTGCAACGCAAAAACAAAAACAGAAACTACCACAAAGGCTGCTGAGCCAACCGTAAAAGCTGAACCTGTTTTAAATTTCAAACTGGCGGAAAATCAATCTGCTGAAAACCCCGTTTCGAAGGGAATGCTGAAATTTGCGGACTTGGTCAAAGAAAAGACTAATGGAACTGTCTCCATTGAAGTGTATCTGGATGCCCAATTAGGCACAGAAAACGAAACCATTGACCAAATCCAAGCCGGAACATTGGATTTTGCCAGAGTCAACAGTTCTGCAATGGTCTCGACTGCCGATGCAGTCGGCGTATTTACACTCCCCTATATCTTCACCAGCATTGACCAGAAGTATAAGGTCCTTGATGGCTCAATCGGAAAATCGGTGAGTGACGGGCTTACAAAATACAACATGATCGGTCTTGAATACTGGGAAGCTGGTTCACGCTGTTTCTATACTACCAAAAAACCAGTAACCAAGGTAGCTGACCTAAAAGGAATGAAAATCCGTGTCCAGCAGTCAGATGTTGCCATCAAAATGGTGGAGCTCCTGGGTGCAGCTGCAACCCCGATGTCCTATGGTGAAGTATATCAAGGCCTCCAAACCGGAGTTATCGACGGTGCAGAAAATGACTTTGTTTCCTATTACACCAGTGGTCACTATGAAGTATCGAAATACTATGCCCTTGACGGACATATGGCTCCTCCCGCAATGTTGCTCATGAGCAAAACTGCTTGGGACAAGATGAGTGCAAGCCAGCAGGTTGCAGTACGTGAAGCAGCAAAGGAAGCAGCAGTCTGGCAAAGACAGGCAATGCAGGACTATCAGGGTGAGGCTCGTGCAAAGGTCGAAGCAGCCGGAAGCAAAATAACCGAAGTCGATACGAAAGAATTCCAGGATGCCGTCTCTGGCATCTATGACAAATATCCCCAATATACAGAAACTATCGCTGCTATCAAAGCTATCAAATAA